The Hyperolius riggenbachi isolate aHypRig1 chromosome 3, aHypRig1.pri, whole genome shotgun sequence genome window below encodes:
- the LOC137561839 gene encoding olfactory receptor 5B21-like, producing MNTKNQTQVTMFVFSGLTDDETLIPFLFTFFFMIYLVTIVGNIGMMTMVNFASALQTPMYHFLSCLSLVDLLYSTVTTPKMMSDLVSLRKSISYSGCAAQFFFFAALAGTEALLLSSMSYDRYAAICYPLHYISIMTTKKCWSLVAFSFSCGFLQASLQTSCVFSLEFCGPNVIDQFYCDIPPLMKLSCSKTLSCDFVNILVIACFGLYSLMTILVTYMLILSSILRIKSSKGRQKAFITCSSHIMCSSVFFLSIFFTYFRSSSGGMTHRDKVASVFYSIVTPMLNPLIYSLRNQEVKKIILKVMKKCN from the coding sequence ATGAACACCAAAAATCAGACTCAAGTGACAATGTTTGTGTTTTCTGGCTTAACTGATGATGAGACACTCATTCCATTCCTCTTCACTTTCTTCTTCATGATTTACCTGGTGACTATAGTAGGGAACATTGGGATGATGACCATGGTCAATTTTGCATCTGCTCTCCAGACTCCGATGTATCATTTTTTGAGTTGCCTCTCTTTGGTGGATCTTTTGTATTCCACTGTCACCACTCCAAAAATGATGTCTGACCTAGTTTCTCTGAGGAAGTCCATATCATACAGTGGTTGTGCAGCCCAATTTTTCTTCTTTGCTGCTTTGGCTGGTACTGAGGCTCTTCTTCTCTCAAGCATGTCCTATGACCGGTATGCCGCTATTTGTTACCCTCTCCACTACATCTCCATAATGACCACCAAAAAATGTTGGTCTCTGGTTGCCTTCTCGTTTAGTTGTGGCTTCTTACAGGCTTCGTTGCAGACCAGCTGTGTGTTCAGTCTCGAATTCTGTGGACCGAATGTTATAGACCAATTCTACTGTGACATCCCACCACTGATGAAACTGTCCTGCTCAAAAACCCTTTCTTGTGATTTTGTGAACATTTTGGTAATAGCCTGTTTTGGCTTATATTCCTTGATGACTATCTtggtcacctatatgctcatccttTCCTCCATTCTTCGCATCAAATCTTCTAAGGGCAGACAGAAGGCGTTCATTACATGCTCCTCTCATATCATGTgctcctccgtcttttttctgtcCATTTTTTTCACTTATTTCCGGTCTTCTTCTGGCGGCATGACGCATCGAGACAAGGTGGCTTCCGTCTTCTATTCAATAGTGACACCAATGCTAAATCCTCTTATCTACAGCCTGAGGAACCAAGAGGTCAAGAAGATAATTTTAAAAGTGATGAAAAAATGTAACTAA